Within the Canis aureus isolate CA01 chromosome 18, VMU_Caureus_v.1.0, whole genome shotgun sequence genome, the region AATCTATGTTTCTTAATTCTAAAGTTGTATGAAGAACTCCAATAATGGTCCTTAATGTGCTCTGGGATATAGAAATCTGAAGTCTTGATGCCATGGGATAAAATTGATTCACTTCACCAAATGCTGACGATATCATTAACAAAAGcacatgaataaatgagaaatttgaaaattttagacTATTTTAGAGCAGGTACTTATTTGGGACTTGTAAGTAAGTGCATTTGAATGCCTGCAGCTCTtccatttcagtttttaactCTAGTTGCAAGAAATTTGGAGCACCAATTCTAAGTATTAGATACTATATATCATTTGATAAATAACTTTATTGAATGCattgttcttttaaattcttattagTAGAGACAATGGACATAGCATTTTAGACAcattatctaaaaagaaaagcaattgtTCTAAAAACATGTTTAATTAGATATTTTTGGTTCAAaacagagtaatttttaaaaatctttgaaataatatGTCTcaacaccacattttgttttattttgtctcattttgttcTCCATGTATAGAGTGTTATAAATGGAACCATCAAATGTATCATGATAGTCATGAAAATTGAGGGGAGATACATACATTTCTCAATTACTTTAGAGTGGCATTTTGTATTAATTCAGTTTTACTGAAACAAAAAAGTATTGGGAACTAGTTTTCTGATATTGTTCTCCAAAATACTGCAAGATCTTTATTTTACAGTCATGAACTAATCAAGTAtgtcaagaggaaaaaaatgaatttttacttttgaaactGATTCTTCATGTGTTGGATGCCCATTATAAAATGGTAGTTATTTTAATCATGTCAGTGGTTTTATGCAACAGATTCAAAAGGCCCCACATACTCTAAATATCCCTTTCCTCCATCCAGTCCATCCTGGTGTCAAGGCATGGTCCATTTCATTTAGATCAGCACCATCTACTTCACCATCTTCACTCATTGGTCTCTCTACTTGCAGTGCTGCACTTTCCCAATTGCCCATTAATTTGACATCTCTAAAATGCAGATCTAATCATTTTACTACTGTATGTAGATCTCTGGGGCACAGAAGAGCAAGAAACACGTCTATAAAGTAAAGTAGGAAAGGAAGAACAATAGAAACACTTACCTTTTATACTTTGCCAACCTTCTGACCTTTACTCGTGTTGCACCTTTTCTGTGGCATAATGTTCCTGAGAAAACTCCCTCTGCCACAGACTCCTATACTCATCTGAGGGTACATCTAGTCAACATTCAACACAGAGTTCTAGAGTCTGATCTGAGTTCCCCTTTGTGACCAAATTTGTGTGTCACAGTAGGAAATAAGTGTCCTTATGAGCTGTGTACTTTGCACATGGGTATCAAGGTGTATCCTATTTGCATATAAAACTATAGAGTTTCAAATTCTTTGAAAACAGCAATCACATAGTGTTCATATTTTAATCTCATTTAGCTGTTATTTTGGATTATAATAGAgtataaaatacttattaaataattgaataaataagtttgaatatttgatattctgcttctctttttcatctAATAAATTACATACTTCAAACTCAGCTCAGATATCACCTCAGGCAAGGAACCTTCTCTAAATCTTCCTTCCTATCTGGATTCATATTTTTCCCcgtttttttaatgcaaatatggATATTAAACCTATCATTTGGTAGGGCTTTAAACCACTTGGTGCTTTCATTTTTGGACCATATCCACATAGTGTACATCATTAAGGTCTAGCAAATTAAGGGATGATTAATGGTAGGTAGATGACAAGATTGTCCCACTAATAATTAGTCACattgaaatgaatatattttataagatataATGTCACTTACACTGCCCTTAAAAAAGGCTTATATTTTAGCTGTTTATATGGAATAATTCTATTATTACAGAAAAGTAGCATAAATAAGAATAGTACAAACCACAGCCACATACCTTTTACCGAGATTCAACAGCTGTTaacatttttacctctttttcgCTATCACCCTTTTCCTTATCCCTCACTTGAATCAATTTTATAGAATCaaactttcttcctttaaatattttaattatgcatTTCCTAAGAATCAGAGGGCAGTTATCAACTTCAGTAAATATAACATCACTATATAATTgtataatacattttgaaaggataagaattagaaaattaaagAGTTTTATAGTACAGggaggcaatatttttaaaaaacgaagATGCAAAAGTGAGATGAACACAATGGCATAAAAAGTTGCAGGAATAAGGTTGACATAAAATTCTAAACTTACAATGtgttaaagagaaggaaaatcacAGTAATATCAAATTTTCctactttataatttcttttttaaagatttaatttatttgagagagagagagagaatatgagtgggtGGGAGGAacggagggagaaagagaagcagactcccccccccccgagcagggagtctgatgcagtcctagatcccaggatcctggtatcatgacctaagccaaagacatatgcttaacctactgagccacccagggaccctacTTTATAGTTTCTTGAAAACCAGGTCCCACATTCAGCATTTTCTTCAGCGCTCCCATAACATCCTTATTTCTTAAGCTATAGATCAAAGGGTTTAGCACAGGAGTGAGTATGGTGTAAAAGACAGATACCATCATGTCCTTCTCAGGTGTATGGTAGGAATTGGGGAGCATGTAAGTATAAATGGCAGCCCCATAGAAGAGGATGACCACAGTCATGTGGGAAGAACAAGTGGCAAAGGCCTTCTTCTGGCCTTCTGCTGAGTTCATCCTGTGGATGGTGATGAGGATAAAGTAGTAAGAGCCTGAAATGACTGTCACAGGAATGAGAAGCATGAGCACACAGCACAGATACATGAAAACCTCATAGATGGAAGTGTCTGAACAAGAGAGTTTCAATACAGCAGGGACTTCACAGAAGAAATGATGAATCTCCCGAGATCTGCAAAAGGGGAAGGTCATGGTGATGGGAGTGAACAAGAAGCCATCCACTGAGCCCAGGAACCAGCAGCCAGATGCTAGGATGAGCAACACCTGATGGTTCATGAGGATAGGGTAACGGAGAGGatggcagatggccacatagcggtcataggccatggaggctagaagaaaaaattctgaacCTGCTAGTGTCACATAGAGAAACATCTGTATCCCACATTCCGTGGCTGAGATCTTATTCATACCCATGACTTGGTCCATGAGCATCTTGGGCACAGTAACGGAAATATACATCATGTCCATGAGAGATAGTTGGCTGATAAAAAAGTACATAGGGGTGTGGAGGTGGGAATCAGAATGTATCAGTAGAATCAGGATGGTGTTTCCAGACAAGGCCATTAGGAAAACCACAAAAATGACCAAACAAAGGAGAGCTGGGTGTTTGGATTTATTGAAGAGTCCCACTAGGATGAAATCTGACCTCCCAGTGTGGTTAGCCAGCCAGTTGATGTTCTCCATGAGATTTCACCTGGAAAAGCTAGGAAAATTTTGGgattaatgaatgaatcaatcatgAAACATCACCAACTGAAATGAATATTTGgtgagagaaagtgtgtgtgtgtgtgtatgtatgtgtgttcttgtgtgtgtgtgtgagagagagagaacctaatTATAGTAGCAGAAATAAATTACCTGTAACTATAAATTTACCATATAGTGAGGTTGTGGTGTTCATTAGATTGTGGATTTATCTCTTGATATTGTATCTTTTTCCAATAGGCATGTAAATTTGTTTAGTTTAGCTGTTGCCCTATGCAAACACAAAAGAtgaatcaaaatgtaaaaaaaaatatatatgtatatattcttataGAATTTTTATTGTAGATCTCAAAATATCATTAACCTGTCTGCTCTAAGAATACAACTGAGATCTTAAAATATCTTCAAGGTGTATTCTATATAAGGCAAATTTAATTTCACAGGGCatagaaatattaaatcattacCTTGTACAACTGGAACTGTAGAATGTTATATATCAGTAATACCCCCTCAAAAGAAAATGATCTAGAAAGTAATTTCAAAACAATTTGGGGAAAATCTATATGAAATTCTTGAGCCCTCTTTTTCCCATAAGATTGAGCCACTCTGTGAGACACTGTTGTTGTATGGAGTAAGCCACAAACTCCCAAAACCAGATCATGGTCTTTACCAATGTCCAAACTCTTGGATAGCCCAGAGGCCAGACTGTAAATGTAGGACTACCTTATCATTTACACACTATTCCTCCATCCACTCTACATACATAAAAAGAGGATAAGAATAATGTTTTTATCTGACATATGGTTAGGATTAAATGAGGAAAGTGCTTGTAACATTACTGGTTACAGATAAATAAACATACAGCATATAGAGctagtttaaatatttaatagctaCAGTAATAATAATGTAGGATCTCTGAAGAGATgactattactattatcatttgaTAATATAAGATGCATTATGTCTGTTCACCAGTTTAATATCCACTTATATATTTAAGCATTTGATTTGACCATTTCTGTAGGCCTAGATAACTTGAgtgcatttatgtatatatgtcttATGCATATACTTATTAATAGATATATAattattctatatataaaatttaaataataaatataggaaGAAGAGGCGGGGggagatggcggaagagtagggtctccaagtcacctgtccccaccaacttacctagataactttcaaatcatcctgaaaacctatgaattcggccagagatttaaagagagaacagctggaatgctgcagtgagaagagtttgcgcttctatcaaggtgggaagacagaaaaataaataaataaataaataaataaataaataaataaataaataataagtaagcatccaagggggaggggcccccacaAGGAGCCGGAATCAGGCCCGCtgcaagtgcccccaggacaggaaagcacagtcccaaagaagcaggagctttaccaacCTTCCCAGTCAGAAAGCCgctcgcagggagctcgggcaggatcccagaagGGGCAGGGATGTCCTCATGCTCCCAGGGGTACTAAAAGAGGAACTGCGCCCTGGGGAGAGGGCGCCACACACTGCAGACAGAGCTAcctaaagggctgcagccctTGCCTggagggccccgggagcagctccccAGGCTGCTCAGGCAGCGACTGCActcggagggggctgcacggctgCAAGAGCACGTTTGCAGCagtgcaggccctggagcccagggcgccgggggacacagcccaacaTTCGGTGCTCccctggggacaggcagaggccagaaggacacaggacagcaaggacgcccCTGGCACCAGGCAGCCCCAAACTGTGCAGATCCATGCTCTCTGCCCCCGGAGCAACCAGGCctctgcggactgggagctgtggtagttactgctggagctgactccaagGTGGAGAGCTGGCAGCCACCACTGTttttgttcctcctggtgtcaccttgtacctgggactgagcaggagcctcacaggataaacagctcctaCTGAGTCATGCACTtggcaggggggtgggcagcttccccaggtgcacacaaCTGAGAATCAGCACCCTCCTGGGAATCAGCAGAaccctcccccaaaagaccagctagaaggacaggggaaaagcaagttattgaccaagtaccactggaaagttccaggggaagctgagggatttacagtatatagaatcagaggatactcccccttgttttttgttttctatttgattccccccactttttttcttttttttctctttttctgctttttccagtacaacttatttttggccactctgcactgagcaaaatgagtaGCAGGAAAgccacctcaaaagaaagaatcagaaacagtcctctctcccacagagttacagaatttggattacaattcaatgtcagaaagccaactcagaagcacaattataaagctactggtggctctagaaaaaagcataaagaattcaagagacttcatgactgcagaaaaTAGATCTGATCAgcccgaaattaaaaatcaatgaagtcagatgcaatcaaaactggaggtcctaacgacgagggttaacgaggtagaagaacgagtgagtgacatagaagacaagttggtgacaaggaaggaaactgaggaaaagagagaaaaacaatgaaaagatcatgaggataggttaagggaaataaatgacagcatcagaaggaaaaatccaCGTTTAATTGGCATtcctgagggcgctgaaagggaccgAGGTCCAGAATGTGTTTTGAACAAACcataactgagaacttccctaacttgggaagagaaacaagcactcagatccaggagacagaaaGATCCCCCCGTAaattcaataaaaaccactcaacacctcgacatttaatagtaaaacttgaaaatgacaaagataaaaagaagatccttgaagcagcaagagacaagaaatccataACCTTTATGGGAGcagtattaggataacagcagatgtctccacagagacctggcaggccagaaagggctggcaagatatattcagggtccaaaatgagaagaacatgcaccAAAGAACACTTTAGCCAATAAGGtcgtcattcagaatagaagtagAGATAAAGTAGAGAGTCATTCCAAGATAGGcataaactgaaagaatatgtgaccatcaaacagctctgcaagaaatattaagggggactctgtaaaagaaagaggaagtccaaggaaacaaccCCCAAAAAAACatggactgaataggtatcaggATGACATTAAATtaatctttcaatagtaactctgaatgtgaatggacttaatgaccccatcaaaaggcgcagggtttcagactgaataaaaagcaagacccttCTATTTGCtatttacaagagactcattttagacataaggacacctacagcctgaaaataaaaggttggagaaccatgtaccattcaaatggtcctcaaaagaaagcaggggtagccatcctcatatcagataaattaaagtttatccgaAAGActtagtgagagatgaagagggacactatcatACTTACaggatccatccaacaagagcacctaacaatcatgaatatttatgcccctaatgtgggagctgccaagtatatcgatcaatcaataaccaaagttaagacatacttagataataatacacttataattggtgacttgaatgtagccctttctacaatcgacaaatattctaagcacaacatctccaaagaaacaagaactttaaatgatacactggaccagatggatttcaccgatatttacagaacttttcatccgaacgcaactgaatacacattcttctcaagtgcacatggacctttctccagaatagaccgcatactgggtcacaaatcacgtcttaactgataccaaaagattgggatcatcccatgcatattttcaaaccataatgctttgaaactagaactaaattacaagaagtttggaaggatttcaaacacgtggacgttaaggaccatcctgttaaaagatgaaagggtcaaccaggaaattaaggaagaattaaaaagattcatggaaactactgagaatgaagatacaaccattcaaaatctttgggatgcagcaaagcagtcctgagggggaaatacatcacaatacaagcatccatccaaaaactggaaacaactcaaacacaaaagctaaccttgcacataaaggagctgaagaaaaaaacagcaaatagatgctACACCCAGCataagaaaagaattaataacgattcgagcagaactcaatgaaatggagactagaagaactgtgaagcagattaacaaaaccaggagttggttctttgaaagaattaataagatagaaaaaccattagccagtctttttaaaatgagagaaaagactgATTAATACaaccatgaatgagaaaggagagatcacctctaataccaaggaaatacaaacgatattaaaaattattatgagcATCCAacccaataaattaggaaatctagaggagatggacgcatttctggaaaatcacaagtACCAAAAATGGAACAGGAGGAAATAGGAAACCCAAACAAGCTGatgaccagggaggaaattgaagcagtcatctaaAACCTTctaagacacagaagtccagggccagatggcttccctggagaattcaatcaaacgtttaaagaaaaaaccatacctattctactaaagtgttcagaaagatagaaagtcatggaatacttccaaactcgttctatgaggccagcatcaccttaattccaaaaccagacaaagacctcaccaaaaaggagaattatagtccaatatccctgatgtacacagatgcaaacattctcaacaagatactaggcaataggatccaacaatacattaagatttttcatcatgactaagtgggattgattcccaggatgcaaggctcgTTCAACGCTTATACAAatatcaatgtgattcatcatatcagcaagagaaaaaccaagaacaatatgatcctctcaatagattcagagaaagcatttgacaaaatgcagcatccatccattcctgatcaaaactcttgagagtgtagggatagagggaacattcctcagcatcttaaaagccatctacgaaaaggccacagcaaatatcattctcaatggggagggACTGGGAGCCTTTctgctaagatcaggaacaagacagggatgtccactctcaccaatgctattcaacatagtactagaagtcctagcctcagccatcagaaaacaaaaagaaataaatgcattcaaattggcaaagaagaagtcaaactctccctctttgcagatgaaatgatactgtacctaaaaaacccaaaagactctaccccaagattgctagaactcaaacggcaatttggcagtgtggcaggatacaaaatcaatgcccagaagtcagtggcatttccagacactaacaatgaaactgaagaaagagaaattaaagagtcaatcccatttacaattgcatccaaaagcataagatacctaggaataaacttaaccaaagaagtcaaggatctataccctaaaaattatagaacacttctgaaagaaattgaggaagccacaaagagatggaaaaatattccatggtcatggattggaagaattaatattgtgaaaatgtcgatgCTACGtacccagggcaacttacacatttaatgcaatccctatcaaaatgccatctaCCTtcctcagagagttggaacaaatcatcttaagatttctgtggctcagaaaagaccccaaatagccaggggaatattaaaaaagaaaaccatagctgggggcatcacaatgccagatgtcacgttgtactacaaagctgtggtcatcaagacagtgtggtactggcacaaaaacagacacacagatcaatggaacagaatagagaatccagaagtggaccctcaactttatggtcaactaatattcgacaaaggaggaacgactatccaatggaaaaaagacagtctcttcaataaatagtgctgggaaaattggacatccacatgcaaaagaatgaaactagaccattctcttacaccatactcaaagataaactcaaaatggatgaaagatctaaatgtgagacaagattccatcaaaatcctagaggagaacacaggcaacagttttttttaacttgtccacagtaacttcttgcaagatacatccatgaatgccagagaaacaaaagcaaaaatgaattattgggacttcatcaagataagaagcttctgtgcagcaaaggaaaacgtcaacaaaactcaaagacaaccaacagaatgggagaagatatttgcaaatgatgtatcagataaagagctagtatccaagatctagaaagaacttattaaactcaacagcaaagaaacaaacaatcgaatcatgaaatgggcaaaagacatgaacagaaatctcacagaggaagacatagacatggccaacacgcacatgagaaaatgctctgcatcactggccatcagggaaatacaaatcaaaaccagaatgagatataacctcacaccagcgagaatggggaaaTTTAAGACAGGAGACagcaaatgttggggaggatgtggagaaagggaaaccctcttgcactgttggtgggaatgtgaactggtgcagccactctggaaaactgtgtggaggttcctcatagagttaaaaatagatctgccctatgacccagcaattgcactggtgaggatttaccccaaagatacagatgcagtgaaactccaggacacctgcaccccaatgtttctagcagcaatgtccacaatagccaaactgtggaaggagcctcggtgtccatggaaagatgaatggataaagaagatgtggtctatgtatacaatgcaattttactcagccattagaaactacaaatacgcACTATTTGCctcgatgtggagggacctggagggtattatgctgagtgaaataagtgaatcgtaaaaggacaaacattatatggtctcattcatttgggaaatgtaaaaattagtgaaagagcataaagggaaaggagataaaatgagtgaaaatatcaatgagggtgacaaaacatgagagacacctaactctgagaaatgaacaaggggtagtggaaggggaagggggtgaggtttcgggtgactgggtgatgggcaatgatgGGGTCACTTggaggaggagcactgggtgttatgctatatgttgacaaattgaacaataacaaatttaagaaaataaataatacatatatttcttattttaaccgATTAAGGAGCTTTATGTAGAAATCCATCTAATTCGTGTCTAGTACATGTCTTTCAAGTTGAAATTCATTCTCTTAAAGTTTCTACCACCTACTTTAAATTTCAGAGGACAGGAAGTAGTGTTTAGAGGGTCATTGACATTTATCAGATAAAGCTTTAGTTATTTTCCCATATGTTACCTGCTTTAATTCACATAGCAATTAATTGTTAATGGAACTGAGATGCAGTGAGGACAGCTGAACAACACTAAGATATTTCTGACTCTAAGTTACTATTTACTCCTTTATCTTGCTGTTCATCACCAGCCTTCCTATCAGGTAATGAAGATGAATCAAAACCAAATCTAACCTAATTACAATTAATGAAATtcagagataaaaagagaaatgtcatTTAAATCAGGATTCTAAAATagctacaaaataaattaaaacaataaacacaaaatacattttacctTTCTTAAAAGCATAGCACCTTCTACATTTTTGTTCTGAAGTTTAAACATTTGCAACCTTTCAATTCTGACACGTTAAATGTCAAAATTCAGAAATCC harbors:
- the LOC144288392 gene encoding olfactory receptor 2T29 encodes the protein MENINWLANHTGRSDFILVGLFNKSKHPALLCLVIFVVFLMALSGNTILILLIHSDSHLHTPMYFFISQLSLMDMMYISVTVPKMLMDQVMGMNKISATECGIQMFLYVTLAGSEFFLLASMAYDRYVAICHPLRYPILMNHQVLLILASGCWFLGSVDGFLFTPITMTFPFCRSREIHHFFCEVPAVLKLSCSDTSIYEVFMYLCCVLMLLIPVTVISGSYYFILITIHRMNSAEGQKKAFATCSSHMTVVILFYGAAIYTYMLPNSYHTPEKDMMVSVFYTILTPVLNPLIYSLRNKDVMGALKKMLNVGPGFQETIK